One Mytilus trossulus isolate FHL-02 chromosome 5, PNRI_Mtr1.1.1.hap1, whole genome shotgun sequence DNA segment encodes these proteins:
- the LOC134718948 gene encoding zinc finger protein ZFP2-like: protein MYQRIQPKVKLSKDRKIVIVHKPQTSHVCGHCKASFTEKEHLQNHIRIHFVNKPHLCIVCGERFTTKEHLLEHRKKHIADIPYTCAVCGKIFRITEQYQKHMRTHIAYKPPDEKITEKEHLQNHMRTHIAYKPPDEEITEKEHLQNHMRTHIAYKPPDEKITEKEHLQNHMRTHIAYKPPDEKITEKEHLQNHMRTHIAYKPPDEKITEKEHLQNHMRTHIAYKPPDEKMTEKEHLQNHMRTHIAYKPPDEKMTEKKHLENHMRIHIVNETHTCVVCHEKFTKKKELTTHMRIHIIYKPHTCTVCHEKFTKKEHLDEHINTHIVDKPYICTVSGEKFTSNDHMQEHMRTHSVNKLHVCIVCNESFTKKEDLQEHTRKHIINKPHTCNVCGKIFTDIQHLRDHQETHIVYKPHTYILCDQKFTMFTPHVQLPIRTHIIKKPYTCAVCGEKFTDKQHLQDHTRTHVDRPYNCVLCGLGFDRSDLFESHMSTHADFISYLCDVCGLGFKSKLQFQKHTRNHKARQCNICGKRFHDSYYLQKHMRQHSDEKPHKCEFCEKQFKHSFFLKTHMRTHTGEKPYQCDLCGKVFSESQVLKRHMISHTDDKHFKCDMCGKSYGRKDDLKRHLALHTGEKPYRCQSCGKSFRLEKYLQKHDMRTHNGDKPYNCRACGKGFGQKLSLARHIRTHTHRLDKPVRTYTHNDDKPYKCAVCGQGLCSKDTLRMHMKLHTGDGMHKCDVCGKQFNRKSNLRIHLRNHSGNLRHCSICGKGFVTDYNLQRHIKTHDNDKRWKFDVC, encoded by the coding sequence ATGTATCAGAGAATTCAGCCAAAGGTAAAACTTTCAAAAGACAGGAAAATAGTTATTGTTCATAAACCTCAGACAAGTCATGTATGTGGTCATTGTAAAGCAAGTTTCACAGAGAAAGAACACTTACAGAATCATATAAGAATACATTTTGTCAACAAACCCCATTTATGTATCGTATGTGGTGAAAGATTTACTACTAAAGAGCATTTACTGGAACACAGGAAAAAACATATTGCTGATATACCTTACACATGTGCTGTGTGTGGTAAAATTTTTAGAATTACTGAACAATATCAGaaacacatgagaacacatattGCTTATAAACCTCCAGATGAAAAGATAACTGAGAAAGAACACTTACAGAatcacatgagaacacatattGCTTATAAACCTCCAGATGAAGAGATAACTGAGAAAGAACACTTACAGAatcacatgagaacacatattGCTTATAAACCTCCAGATGAAAAGATAACTGAGAAAGAACACTTACAGAatcacatgagaacacatattGCTTATAAACCTCCAGATGAAAAGATAACTGAGAAAGAACACTTACAGAatcacatgagaacacatattGCTTATAAACCTCCAGATGAAAAGATAACTGAGAAAGAACACTTACAGAatcacatgagaacacatattGCTTATAAACCTCCAGATGAAAAGATGACTGAGAAAGAACACTTACAGAatcacatgagaacacatattGCTTATAAACCTCCAGATGAAAAGATGACTGAGAAAAAACACTTAGAGAATCACATGAGAATCCATATTGTTAACGAAACTCACACGTGTGTTGTATGTCATGAAAAGTTTACTAAGAAAAAGGAACTTACTACTCACATGAGAATACATATTATCTATAAGCCTCATACATGTACTGTATGTCATGAAAAGTTCACTAAGAAAGAGCACTTGGATGAACACATAAACACCCATATTGTTGACAAACCTTACATATGTACTGTGAGTGGTGAAAAGTTTACAAGTAATGATCATATGCAGGaacacatgagaacacatagtgtcaataaactacatgtatgtattgtatGCAATGAATCGTTTACTAAGAAAGAGGACTTGCAAGAGCACACAAGAAAACATATTATTAATAAACCCCACACATGTAATGTGTGCGGTAAAATTTTTACTGACATACAACACCTAAGAGACCACCAGGAGACACACATTGTTTATAAAccacatacatatattttatgtgaTCAAAAGTTTACCATGTTCACTCCACACGTACAGCTTCCAATAAGAACACATATTATTAAAAAACCATACACATGTGCTGTGTGTGGTGAAAAATTTACAGACAAACAACACCTACAGGACCACACGAGAACACACGTTGATAGACCTTATAATTGTGTTTTATGTGGTTTAGGGTTTGATCGAAGTGATTTATTTGAATCACACATGAGCACACACGCTGATTTCATATCTTATCTGTGTGATGTGTGTGGACTAGGATTTAAAAGTAAACTGCAATTTCAGAAACACACAAGAAATCATAAAGCTAGACAGTGCAATATATGTGGTAAACGATTTCATGATTCCTACTACTtacagaaacacatgagacaacACAGTGACGAGAAACCACATAAGTGTGAGTTTTGTGAAAAGCAGTTTAAGCATTCGTTTTTCTTAAAAacacacatgagaacacatactggAGAAAAACCGTACCAATGTGATCTGTGTGGTAAAGTGTTCAGCGAAAGTCAAGTGTTGAAAAGACATATGATATCACATACTGacgataaacattttaaatgtgaTATGTGTGGTAAAAGTTATGGTCGAAAAGATGATTTAAAGAGACATTTGGCATTACATACCGGTGAGAAACCTTATCGATGTCAGTCATGTGGTAAAAGTTTCAGATTAGAAAAATACTTACAAAAGCATGATATGAGAACACACAATGGGGATAAACCGTACAACTGCAGGGCGTGTGGCAAAGGATTTGGTCAGAAACTTTCCTTGGCGAGACACATAAGAACTCATACACATAGATTAGATAAACCAGTAAGAACTTATACACATAATGATGACAAACCTTATAAGTGTGCAGTGTGTGGTCAAGGATTGTGTAGTAAAGACACTCTAAGGATGCACATGAAATTACACACTGGGGATGGAATGCATAAATGTGATGTATGCGGCAAACAGTTTAATAGGAAAAGTAACCTACGAATTCATTTGAGAAATCATTCTGGAAATCTTCGACACTGTAGTATTTGTGGCAAAGGATTTGTTACAGATTATAACTTACAAAGACACATTAAAACACATGATAATGATAAGCGTTGGAAATTTGATGTTTGCTAA